The window CAAAAAGTGAGGCGCCTTGGACAAAACGTGTAGGAGAGGACCAGAGCGCCTTGCCCACCTTGCGAACACCCATGCTGTTCACCTAGCCTCTGTGCTTGCAGATGCCTTCAAGGACGCCAGAGCTTCCCTGCATGTTTCAAGAACTATGAGAGAAGATGCGATAATTTACGATGGTTTTGTCCATCGATAGATGCAGCAGGCAGAACTTTTGTTCCATTATTTAAAAACGAACTATGAGAAAACAAGTTCGATAGCTTCATAACTCGTAATTCCTCTAGCACGGGTGAATGCACTATGCCAATACCTTGATGAGAAATGCAATGCACACCTCCTCTTTAGTTTACAATTTACGTTAGGAAATTCATTGGCGGGAAGATTCCATACTCCCTTGTAACTATTGTGCCTAGTGGACAGTGCTGATCAAAGAGCAAGTTTTGGTACAGTAAGATATGGATGGCATCACCGCTAAAGCAAAAGTCCTGACAAACTCCCAAAAACAGAACggaatttaaataatattcatACCCCACAAGTTTTCAAGGCATAAGTTTATGCTAAACCTAACTACAACATAGGAAAGAAGCCATAGGCCCTGTTCTTTTCAGCTACTTCACCGAACTATTGCCATGGATACTTGCTCCACACCTCTAAAGATTCATTTTCTacgaaaaaaaagaacttttttCTACCGCAATACCGCATTGCTTCGACCATTAGTTCCAAACTAGTTTTTGTTAAAGtttatttctcaaaatatttacAATTAATCCAATAATGAAGTAGATAATCAACAGCATTAATCCACCAAATAATCTGTTTCAAACACCAAATAATCTGTTTCAAACAGAGCCGTGGTGTGGCCGAAATAGACAGAAAGGATACCGTAATGCATCCTCCATCTCAGAGTTCCCTGGATCCAACTTCAATCCATCGTAAAGTGTTTCGCAAGCACTCTCGTAGTCCTGATGATACAATGCCAAGTAAATAAGCAAATAATAATTTTCAGCACAAAACCAAAACATAGATAATTGCATCATCTATTAACCTTCAGTAGCATCAGAGCAGCACCCTGTCGGTAGTAGGCCTTTGGCCAGTCAGGCCGCAATTTCCTGCATTCATAAGCATCCAACAAAGCCTTGCCTCCATTACCCATGTGATGCCAGCAAAGGCTTCTATTTGAGAACAAGGTTGCATCATCAGGGTAAAGGTCCAGTGCCTACATTGAATAAGGAAAAGCATGAGTTAGCAGATTTACTGAGAACATAAGAACAGTTAACGAATCTGCAAACACCTAGAAACAAGAAACTTGCACATTGCCACACTACTATCACACTAGTATACAGAAACTGGTTGAGCAAACTAGACAACAAAACTAGAAAATATGAGAGATTCTTGAAAATAAAAGTAAGGTAATGTAacatttataatatatatatggaattttaaatcataccagttttggattaaaaaaaatcatgttcacTAGTTCTTAGTCCGTGAAAATATGGGGATTTAAAGCTTTCTCTAGAAGTTCAATGTAGTTTCTCTATGTTtcagtcacaactcacaagccaAGCAACTCCACAAAAGCTCTACTGTAGTTTGTTTCATGGCATAGGAGTGACAGCAAGAGCACTGAGAAAGTGAGTCTCCTAGAACAATTGCGCTACTCTCATCACGCACATATTCTCTCTTTCCGTTATGATAAACAGGTATACCTCAACAGAGCCTATGTGAAAATAGTATAAAATATCAATGGTTTCTACGCGAGGAAATGCACCACATAACTGAATGAGGAAATAATATATCTAGGACATTGGCACTCTATAGGTATGGTCCAAAGCCCCAAGTTTTTGGTAATACCCCTTGTAGCAACATTGCCAAATCATTGGTTTGGCTGTTCCGGGAACACAAAAAATAGCTCCTATGTACATtgagttagattttttttatttttttacccaGCGGCAGTAAATTTTGTAcactgagattttttttttctaaaagaataCTTTAGATTAACTTGTTTGCATGCTGAGAATAAGCAAAGCCAGGTCATAATCTCTGTACAATGTATGAAAGTACAAGTTCAAAATAGAGTTGAACAAAATGAGGAAACTTGGTGTTCTGAAGTACCTTACTGTAGAATCCTGTTGCAGAAAGATAATCCTTTTTCTCGACCGCCTTATTCCCCAATGACTTTAACTCTGTTGCTTTCCTTTTACTGACAGGCTCACCCTAAACCATCAATATATCAACATATAAGTGCTATGCAGGAAAAGTCATAACAATAAGCAACCATCTAAATTCATGCATTGGAAATTCAGGAAAATTGGATTTAATTATGTAACATCTTCAGCCATCATTTACATGATTCCACATTTCCACATGCCTATGTTTCAATGAGAAAATCTCCTAATTTCCATGCCCAGTCCTGTAAGAATGACAACTTGCTGCCTAAGTTTTCACTTGTGATGATAATCCTACAGGAACTACTGGTATCGGTATAACACATCCTACGCAGACCTCACCAGCCATACTCTGACACTTGTAATGGGAAGAAAGATGAGCCTTCATCATTAACTAATGACACAGTTTCCTCCTACATTTTATCTCCTACACATCTAGAGCACTTCAAGTCTTCAACGCATCCCTTAACTTCTAATCTTAAGACAGTTCTCAATCATTGGTAACCAACTCTTGTGCAGAATTGGGAAAATGAACCGATGTGGTACTCCTTAATGATGTATTCAAATTAACTAATGCAAGCTTATCTTTCAGTCAGAATGGGTTGTTCCCAAAGtaattaacaagcacaacatgtagatatataaaaaaacgCTATATGGCACTTGTTTGGAGCAGCAATGGTTAACCATTAATGCAACATGATACTTATTCACACATTCACATTTCAAGTGTTAGGAAGATAGGATCATTagatatgaaaattttttatacaattgttttaaattattttaacaaATTTCAGCCCATATGCCCCCTCCTGTCAAAGCAAGTATCACTGTAGAATGTGTGCAATCAAACCATCTTTAACCAAACATACCCTCTAGAATATTAAATAAAAGTTTTCACTTTCCATGGTCTAAAATGAAAGGTGTTGAGTACAGTTAATTTTCTTATATTACACTAGCAGTCTAGCACAATCGATAAAAGATATTATTTTGCAAGACAAACTCAGTGACATTGTTCTCTAGTGTTCCATTTACATATTTTGAGCATGTCACCGTCCCAAACTTTCAAAACATTTGAGGACAAAGGGAGTAGAATAAAAGGACAAAAAACTTGTCATCAAAATTGCATCTTGTTAACTTCTCAGTAGATCATGCACAGATGACTTCATGCACTGAGAAAGACGGTAATCATGAGctgattttctttatttttaaatcaTTGTAATATACAAAAAATCATGATGAAGCTTAACAAATATGGAGTATATAAgaaaatatttcttatttttgatGGTTCTCCATCTCTCTGCCTCTCAAAATAGAAATTGTCTCTCATATGTTTCCTATACCAAGCTGGATAATTTGTGTCAACCAAAATGACAAAGTCATAACTATACAACATTCTTGAAAATAATAGTTTGCAAGCATATAAACTATATATAATATGCGAAGACCATTCCCAAATATGTACCAGCTTAGGCATTTAGAGCATTAATCATAGTAATGGAGCAACTGAGAAACTTTGAATAGGAAGAAAAGAAGTAGCATGCAGTTATTAGCCACAAACATATCCGTAACCTTGAAAAAGTACAGTGTTAAGTTACCAACAGAATTCTAATCtatgttaaaaaaaactgcAATGATTAAAGTGCATCCTTGTAGTGCGATGAGGTAAATCTTACATTATCAGAAATGTTACGGTTGGCACCAGTCTCTTCCATTGAGTAATTGCACTCATTTGAGCCACCCTTTGCAGCAGTTGAGATGCAGTCTCCACTGACAACAGCACCAGCCTATCATACAAAAATAAGTGTTACCATCTGTCCCGAAGATGACTTGGCAacatttcataatttttataagTTTCATAAACGGATTAACAACTTTATGTCACTAGCTCTGTGTTGTGAACTGACTATTGAGCTCCTGTTCTTTTTATCCTACATGTGGCAGTCAACTTGATCATAAGTTGGGCTTTCTAAAATTTTTATACCATAAGTAGATCACGGGCTACAAAAAAATGTGTAGTCGGTGTACTTTTAACAAGCCATATACAGAAGAAAAATGCTGAACTTACTAAATGGAGTGTGGAGAAAATGTCAAAACTCATAACAAAGCAAACAGCCCAAATATATTGTAAGGattgaaaaatcaaataaagGTACAGTACCTCAATCAGGAGGTTTACACATTTCAATTCACCAGCAGTTATAGCAgtagctagaggtgtcagatgACCATCTACCATCTTGTTAAACTGGTGACAGACATTAGGCATATGTTCAAATAATGATACTTGAGGGAAAGAAGACAAGCAATAAACGGAAAGATAAAACGTATAGGACTGTAATGCTGCATCAAACATGCAGTGAAAGTGAATAGCTTCTattgcattacaaaaggaaataaGCTCATTGCAACATACAGTTACAGAATATATTGAGGGTAGGCATTGTTTTGTTCAAATCTTAACAAGTATATTTTATTCAATTCAAGGTGGAGGTTAAAAGGAGCAAAATATGATTGCCCAAGTAGTCAACTATCATGGCAAATAAGTTGTTAATTGCCCAAGAACTTACTGATGACACAAAAATCAGAACTTCTGGAATCTGAACTCCTGAAGTGACAACACACGTACAGAGGTATTCTGGAACTCCATTAGAAAACTAGTATAATGGCATTTCCATCCTAACAACAAAATTTTTTTCTTATGCGCTAAAAATGACAGCACAAATCTAGATGTAGCTTGCTTTTGTGGAGAAAACGATCAGGTGAATGAATTATCAATATTTGTTACAGAGATATGGTCCATTCTATTAATACATAGAGGGACTGGCGAGTCTGTCTGCTTTCCTTACCTGACTTAAGAACACAATTAAACAAGCAAAACATAGAAAATTGAAAATCTTTCATAGAACAACTCTTGACTTGGCAACTCATGCATGATATCCTCCATCGTAATCTTCATGCTTGGAACCTATATACTATACTTCTCTCACACCTATCTGTTGCCAACAGGCATGAGTTATGAAATGCCAATACCATGTTGTAGCAAGACGATCCAACAAGACTCAACAGTGAAAGGCAGCACAGCGTAGGATGAGTGAGATGGTTATGTGAGGATGGTGCACAGCAATCCATAAGTATCAAGTAACCCAACTACAATCAATAAAATGGAACATGCATGCCAACAACATGCCAACAAGGAGCTGATAAAACAAGTTGGCGCAGAAAGCAACCAATTGAACACATGTGTTCACTTGTCCAAAGGACAAGTTAAGGCGCAAATGGCATGCTGTAAAACTTACATCTGCATTGTGGTCCAATAAAATCTTCATAGCACCATCTTTCCCTTTACTAGCAGCAACATGAAGTGGTGTGCCACGGTTTGCGACTGTGTCCACACAAGCTCCTTTTGCAAGCAATAGCTGTACTGTTCCACAATCTCCTGAAAACAAACAAGAAAAGCCACTTGttacaaagttttttttccctttttttttgggcgggggggggggggggggggggggcgtggAAGGCTATAACATCTATTTAACATATTCCCACACTCCACACAAGTTCCAGGTAAGTAGAAAATATTCCATAAGACGAAGATCTACAGTTGGTTGGAGAAATTCGAAAACACAAAATACTCAAGGTGATGTGAAGGCACACATTTCAAGGGCTATTAGCAGGGTTTACCAAACTGTTTTGGGTGGGGTTATCGCCACCCCATGGTTTGGCGGTTATCGCGATAACCGTGCGGTTGCCGCAAGGTATACCGTGGTTTCAAAAATTGAGAAGGTTACCGCACATGATAACCGTGATAACTGCCCGATAACCGCacggttttgtaaaccctggCTATTAGAAAGCCATAAAAATACAGAAAGGAAGTTAGATAGCAAATGCATGCTTACAGTTCTTATCCATAGGGCAAACAATGAAATTTGTGTCCAAAAGAACTTTTAGAGGATACATTTAATACATACTGGCACGTTTTAGGCAGTTCCAATGATAATTACAACATGACTTATCAGATTTGAATAAAATTCACTATGTTATGAACTGAGGTCTGAGGAAATAAATGTGAACAAATGCAAACAGATCCCTACGACAACAAACAACAACATAATCTACTATAAGTATATAAAAAGACAAGTTTTAAAAGCAAAACCAGCAGATGAAAATCAAAGAAAAGTGTTTATAGAGGGGCACCTAAATGAGTGGCGTAATGTAGAGGGGTGCGCCCATCATGGCTGGCTTTGTTTACGTCGGCACCATGATCAAGAAGATACTT of the Oryza sativa Japonica Group chromosome 2, ASM3414082v1 genome contains:
- the LOC9271584 gene encoding uncharacterized protein → MVEKLLFDAAHNGDLYIVRGMATLLDDGRGRIGEAVQAARVRGAPMGGMGALHLAAGKGRLEVCRYLVEELRLDVDDADQEGRTALIIATLCKHLSTVKYLLDHGADVNKASHDGRTPLHYATHLGDCGTVQLLLAKGACVDTVANRGTPLHVAASKGKDGAMKILLDHNADFNKMVDGHLTPLATAITAGELKCVNLLIEAGAVVSGDCISTAAKGGSNECNYSMEETGANRNISDNGEPVSKRKATELKSLGNKAVEKKDYLSATGFYSKALDLYPDDATLFSNRSLCWHHMGNGGKALLDAYECRKLRPDWPKAYYRQGAALMLLKDYESACETLYDGLKLDPGNSEMEDALREALASLKASASTEAR